In Streptococcus parasuis, the following proteins share a genomic window:
- a CDS encoding dihydroorotase codes for MLLVKNGRVLDPQTGLDKTCDILIDGKRIVKIAESISADVEQVLDATGLVVAPGLVDVHVHFREPGQTHKEDIHTGALAAAAGGFTSVVMMANTNPTISTVETLTEVLESAKKEAIHIYSVATITNQFDGQNLTDFPALQEAGAVAFSDDGIPLTNAGVVRKAMKLAKEQGCLISLHEEDPDLNGVLGLNEQVAEKHFHVCGATGVAEYSMVARDVMIAYETGARVHIQHLSKAESVKVVEFVQGLGANVTAEVAPQHFSRTEDLLLTKGANAKMNPPLRLESDRLAVIEGLKSGVISVIATDHAPHHADEKNVEDLTKAPSGMTGLETSLSLGLTHLVDEGHLTLLQLLEKMTINPAKLYGLDAGYLAENGPADLVIFNPDANRTVTANFASKSANSPFIGDSLKGDVYFTISDGSIVYHKK; via the coding sequence ATGTTATTAGTAAAAAATGGTCGTGTTTTAGATCCTCAAACTGGACTAGACAAAACTTGCGACATCTTAATAGATGGAAAGAGAATTGTAAAAATTGCGGAGTCGATTTCTGCTGACGTTGAACAGGTTCTTGATGCAACAGGATTAGTCGTTGCTCCTGGTTTGGTTGATGTTCATGTCCATTTTCGTGAACCTGGTCAGACCCATAAAGAAGATATTCACACAGGAGCCTTAGCAGCCGCAGCTGGTGGCTTTACTTCTGTTGTCATGATGGCTAACACAAATCCGACGATTTCTACAGTAGAAACTCTAACTGAAGTTCTGGAATCTGCTAAAAAAGAAGCCATCCATATTTATAGTGTGGCAACCATTACCAATCAATTTGATGGCCAAAATCTGACCGATTTTCCTGCTTTGCAAGAGGCGGGAGCGGTCGCCTTTTCGGACGACGGTATTCCTTTGACAAATGCTGGCGTGGTGAGAAAGGCTATGAAATTAGCCAAAGAGCAGGGCTGTCTCATCAGTTTGCATGAAGAAGATCCTGACCTGAATGGTGTCTTGGGACTCAACGAGCAAGTGGCTGAAAAACATTTTCATGTTTGTGGTGCAACTGGCGTAGCAGAATACAGTATGGTCGCTCGCGATGTCATGATTGCCTATGAAACGGGTGCGCGTGTTCATATTCAGCATCTATCCAAAGCCGAGTCGGTCAAGGTGGTTGAATTTGTTCAAGGTCTCGGAGCAAATGTTACAGCAGAAGTAGCACCACAACATTTTTCACGGACAGAAGACTTACTTCTAACAAAAGGTGCCAATGCCAAGATGAATCCGCCGTTACGCTTGGAGAGCGATCGGTTGGCAGTGATTGAAGGATTGAAATCTGGTGTTATCTCTGTGATTGCAACGGATCATGCTCCTCATCACGCGGATGAAAAAAATGTTGAAGATCTCACAAAAGCCCCATCAGGAATGACAGGCTTGGAAACATCGCTTTCGCTTGGCCTGACTCACTTGGTAGATGAAGGACACTTGACACTCTTGCAATTGCTGGAAAAAATGACTATTAATCCTGCCAAGCTCTATGGCCTTGATGCTGGCTATCTTGCGGAAAACGGTCCTGCAGACCTTGTTATTTTCAATCCAGATGCAAATCGAACAGTCACAGCGAATTTTGCATCAAAATCCGCAAATTCTCCATTTATCGGTGATAGTTTGAAAGGCGATGTCTACTTTACAATTTCAGATGGAAGCATCGTTTATCATAAAAAATAA
- a CDS encoding uracil-DNA glycosylase, with protein sequence MEHSAWHESIKAQLPDHYFNKINQFLDQVYASGTIYPPRDKVFAAIQTTDLEEVKVVILGQDPYHGPGQAQGLSFSVPNSVPAPPSLQNILKELTDDIGVKQDHDLTAWAEQGVLLLNACLTVPAGQANGHAGQIWEPFTDAVIKVVNSLDQPVVYILWGAYARKKKVLITNQKHMVIESAHPSPLSAYRGFFGSKPFSQANAFLTSHGSTGINWLQ encoded by the coding sequence ATGGAACATTCGGCTTGGCACGAATCGATAAAGGCACAGTTGCCGGATCATTATTTTAACAAAATTAATCAATTCTTAGATCAAGTTTATGCCAGTGGTACCATTTATCCGCCTCGAGATAAGGTATTTGCTGCTATTCAAACAACGGATTTGGAAGAGGTTAAAGTAGTTATTTTGGGACAGGATCCCTATCACGGACCTGGTCAGGCACAGGGCTTGTCATTTTCTGTTCCGAACTCGGTACCAGCTCCGCCATCTCTTCAAAACATCTTAAAAGAATTGACGGATGATATTGGCGTCAAACAAGATCATGATTTGACAGCATGGGCGGAACAAGGTGTGCTTTTGCTCAATGCTTGTTTAACTGTTCCAGCAGGTCAGGCAAATGGGCATGCAGGGCAAATCTGGGAGCCTTTTACGGATGCTGTTATTAAGGTGGTCAATAGCTTAGACCAGCCTGTCGTCTACATTCTTTGGGGTGCTTATGCTCGCAAGAAAAAGGTGTTGATAACCAATCAAAAACATATGGTTATCGAATCTGCCCATCCAAGCCCTCTTTCAGCCTATCGAGGTTTCTTTGGAAGCAAGCCCTTCTCACAAGCAAATGCTTTTTTAACATCTCATGGAAGTACGGGAATTAATTGGCTCCAATAA